The following are encoded in a window of Aerococcus sanguinicola genomic DNA:
- the hemW gene encoding radical SAM family heme chaperone HemW gives MSLAQSIYIHIPFCNHICYYCDFNKVFIENQPVDDYISALGCEYRAFAQELGQEKIETIYVGGGTPSSLNEAQIEAVFQSLYPLIDLSPEAEISFEINPNDITADKLATLKAQGVNRLSIGVQTFNNELLRKIGRKHSAEEAVAGIRLAQDMGFDNLSMDLIFALPKQTLADFEDSLHQALELDLPHYSIYSLILEKKTVFYNLMRQGKLPLPSQDLEAEMFQVAIDAMEGAGRRHYEVSNYGLPGYESRHNLAYWDNAEYFGFGAGAHGYLKGWRYQNHGPIQHYLEAVADQGHAILRKQELSLEQRIEEEMFLGLREAGGVSRARFKADFGIDLYDLYQDAIDQLLDQGLIVFDEDHIALSHHGLFLGNEVFQAFLLSDETD, from the coding sequence ATAAGCTTGGCACAATCGATTTATATCCACATTCCTTTCTGTAATCATATCTGCTACTATTGCGACTTTAACAAGGTCTTTATCGAAAACCAGCCAGTGGATGACTACATCTCTGCTTTGGGATGCGAGTACCGGGCCTTTGCCCAAGAATTAGGTCAGGAAAAAATTGAAACCATTTATGTGGGAGGTGGGACCCCTTCCAGCCTTAATGAAGCCCAGATTGAAGCGGTCTTTCAGTCTCTCTATCCTTTGATTGACTTGAGTCCAGAAGCGGAAATTTCTTTTGAAATCAATCCCAATGACATCACGGCTGACAAGTTAGCTACGCTTAAAGCACAAGGGGTTAACCGCCTGAGTATCGGGGTTCAGACCTTTAATAATGAACTCTTACGAAAAATTGGCCGTAAACACTCGGCTGAAGAAGCTGTTGCCGGTATCCGTTTGGCCCAAGATATGGGCTTTGACAACCTTTCCATGGATTTAATTTTTGCCTTGCCGAAGCAAACATTGGCTGATTTTGAAGATTCTTTACACCAGGCTTTAGAGCTAGACCTGCCCCATTATTCCATTTATTCTTTGATCTTAGAGAAGAAGACGGTCTTCTATAACTTGATGCGCCAGGGCAAACTTCCCTTGCCTAGCCAGGATTTGGAAGCTGAGATGTTCCAAGTAGCTATTGACGCTATGGAGGGAGCAGGCCGCCGCCATTATGAAGTTTCTAATTATGGGCTGCCCGGCTATGAATCCCGGCATAACTTGGCCTATTGGGACAATGCCGAGTATTTTGGTTTTGGGGCAGGGGCTCATGGCTATTTGAAGGGTTGGCGTTATCAAAATCATGGCCCTATCCAGCACTATCTCGAAGCTGTGGCTGACCAAGGCCATGCCATCCTTAGAAAGCAAGAATTATCCTTAGAACAGCGCATAGAAGAAGAGATGTTCCTGGGCTTAAGAGAAGCTGGTGGAGTTTCTCGGGCCCGCTTTAAGGCGGACTTTGGCATCGACCTCTACGACTTATACCAGGATGCCATCGACCAGCTCCTAGACCAGGGCTTGATAGTCTTCGATGAGGACCATATTGCCTTAAGCCACCATGGCCTTTTCCTCGGTAACGAGGTCTTCCAAGCCTTTCTTCTCTCCGACGAGACCGACTAG
- a CDS encoding carbon starvation CstA family protein, translating into MFTFLGGIALLILGYFVYGRFVERNFQIEPNRTTPAEALRDNLDFVPMSKQKNAIIELLNIAGTGPIFGPIMGALYGPVAYLWIIIGCIFAGAVHDYMIGMISLRNNGAHLPELTGRYLGNIVKHVVNIFAMLLLLLVGTVFVMSPASLIKLILPAGVPLIGIVIAIFIYYLISTILPIDKALGKVYPWFGAILIISTAAIGLRLIMVDHASMPELSLATLQNFHPDKLAIFPGMFFTISCGALSGFHATQAPMVSRTMTNEREGRYTFYGMMIAEGVIAMIWLAASLTLFDGKTLSEMIASGTPSVVVNEVSYLLLGSIFGTLAIMGVIVLPLSSGLSAFRSLRAILADYLNIKQDTMKKILAITLPLYAISFVLTFVDFQVLWRYFNWANQVTAVISLLVSTRYLYLKSRNYLITLIPSLFMLLAVVVYILSEPIGFRMSLSTTTYIVGFIITALIFALYWISGKRQKAALSPDDPLLNDQRPINVQASKQEI; encoded by the coding sequence ATGTTTACATTTTTAGGCGGCATTGCCCTATTGATCCTTGGCTATTTTGTTTACGGGCGCTTTGTCGAGCGGAACTTCCAGATTGAACCCAACCGGACAACACCGGCTGAGGCCCTCCGCGATAACTTAGACTTTGTTCCCATGTCTAAACAGAAGAATGCCATTATTGAATTGCTCAATATTGCCGGAACGGGTCCAATTTTTGGCCCAATTATGGGTGCCCTCTACGGTCCTGTAGCCTATCTTTGGATTATCATTGGCTGCATCTTTGCGGGAGCTGTCCATGACTATATGATCGGGATGATTTCCCTGCGTAATAATGGGGCTCACCTCCCCGAATTGACAGGACGTTATCTCGGAAATATTGTCAAGCATGTGGTTAATATTTTTGCCATGCTCTTACTTCTCCTGGTCGGGACGGTCTTTGTCATGTCCCCTGCCAGCCTTATTAAATTAATCTTACCTGCTGGCGTCCCACTGATCGGTATTGTGATTGCCATCTTTATCTACTACCTTATTTCAACGATCCTGCCGATTGATAAGGCCTTGGGTAAGGTCTATCCCTGGTTTGGTGCTATCCTAATCATTTCGACAGCAGCAATCGGCCTGCGCTTAATCATGGTCGACCATGCCTCTATGCCTGAATTAAGCCTGGCTACTTTGCAGAACTTCCACCCAGATAAATTAGCTATCTTCCCGGGTATGTTCTTCACCATCTCCTGTGGGGCCCTATCCGGCTTCCACGCCACCCAGGCACCCATGGTTTCTCGGACGATGACCAATGAACGCGAAGGCCGGTATACCTTCTATGGGATGATGATCGCTGAAGGGGTCATCGCCATGATTTGGCTAGCGGCTTCCCTCACCTTATTCGACGGTAAGACCCTAAGTGAAATGATTGCATCAGGTACACCATCTGTTGTCGTCAATGAGGTTTCTTACCTCCTGCTCGGTAGTATCTTCGGGACCCTAGCCATCATGGGAGTCATCGTCCTCCCGCTTTCGTCAGGACTTTCGGCCTTCCGCAGTCTGCGTGCTATCCTAGCTGACTACCTGAACATTAAACAAGATACGATGAAAAAGATCCTTGCGATCACCTTACCCCTCTATGCCATTTCCTTTGTCCTCACCTTCGTGGACTTTCAAGTGCTTTGGCGCTACTTTAACTGGGCCAACCAAGTGACCGCTGTGATTTCACTTCTTGTGTCTACCCGCTACCTCTATCTCAAGAGTCGCAATTACTTAATCACCCTGATTCCAAGCCTCTTCATGTTACTAGCAGTAGTGGTTTATATCTTGAGCGAACCAATCGGCTTTAGAATGTCCCTATCAACAACAACTTATATTGTAGGTTTCATTATCACAGCCCTTATCTTCGCCCTCTACTGGATCTCTGGCAAGCGCCAAAAAGCCGCACTCAGCCCCGATGATCCCCTCTTAAACGACCAACGTCCGATTAATGTCCAAGCTAGTAAACAAGAAATTTAA
- a CDS encoding LytR/AlgR family response regulator transcription factor, with protein sequence MHLLLVDDEPLARDELQYLIHNQRKDWQIEEAASVEEALTVLLSQKIDLVFLDVQLVGETGLKIADVIRQMPTPPLVVFATAYQEYALDAFNLDAVDYIMKPFEEDRIEQCIQKIDQLAKRPQAGSKASPKRFPVQEGEAIVLLDQADIQAIVAEAGNTLLYTSSQSYNSSETLKSFAEKLADQDFLQVHRSYIVRLSAIKRIEPYFNQTYMLSLDQLKVPVSRSYTKIFRDKLGF encoded by the coding sequence ATGCATCTTTTACTTGTTGATGATGAACCCCTAGCCCGTGACGAACTCCAATACCTCATCCATAACCAACGCAAAGATTGGCAAATCGAAGAGGCTGCTAGTGTTGAAGAGGCCCTAACAGTGCTCTTGAGTCAGAAGATTGACCTAGTCTTTTTAGATGTGCAGTTAGTAGGCGAGACAGGCCTTAAAATTGCCGATGTCATCCGGCAGATGCCCACCCCCCCTCTAGTGGTCTTTGCGACGGCCTACCAGGAATATGCCCTGGATGCCTTCAACTTGGATGCCGTGGACTATATCATGAAACCCTTCGAAGAAGACCGTATCGAGCAGTGTATCCAAAAGATTGATCAACTAGCCAAGCGGCCACAAGCTGGTTCAAAAGCCAGTCCCAAACGTTTTCCCGTCCAGGAAGGAGAGGCCATTGTCCTGCTCGACCAAGCGGACATCCAAGCCATTGTAGCAGAAGCAGGCAATACCCTTCTTTATACAAGTAGTCAGTCTTATAATAGTTCAGAGACCCTCAAGAGCTTTGCAGAAAAGCTAGCTGATCAAGATTTTCTCCAAGTCCACCGCTCTTATATCGTCCGCCTATCTGCCATCAAACGAATCGAACCCTATTTCAACCAAACTTATATGCTCAGCCTAGACCAGCTCAAGGTTCCAGTCAGTCGGTCCTATACGAAAATTTTCCGCGATAAGCTGGGCTTTTAA
- a CDS encoding LytS/YhcK type 5TM receptor domain-containing protein, with product MLELFMLLMERAGLMVLLAYALLYIPRFKEALVNRQSKKDYLVLLVVFAAFTVFANISGIEILASREIVPVHTWSIQAGSAIANFRVVIIGIAGLVGGFALSLPIAGLSALIRWLQGGDTAYIYVTSSLCIGLAAAYLGQFFPSSLKAIQVRQAALSLMGLELIQLALIALLSPSSQEAHSLLQVIALPMLVTDGLGIWLFLSVIQQSLRDLEWAKISQTKNIFLVTQKILPYFSSRMTQESAEIISLKLYESFDLRAIAVYSPKSQLYAYPKSLALSHDQINYFWQAYHGQVKPGQLIQVGDFLSLPIFVKEDLHSLFILEFNSHAEPNPLIEEILLGLSQILSMQYELKIADQNTRLLKDAEIKSLQAQVNPHFFFNAMNTISSLVRLDPNRARQLLIELSHYFRANLNGARNEKISISQELEHIQAYLSIIQARFPDRYHISKEIDPASLDLLIPPFVLQMLVENAIQHAFENKANKSDQALTIRVQVQDQELALSVSDNGSGIGEDKLAAIFNNESVPSKGNGTALNNIRQRLKTLYNDQAQFDIETSQAGTRVSCLIPIERKND from the coding sequence ATGCTTGAACTTTTTATGCTGTTGATGGAGCGGGCCGGCTTGATGGTTCTTCTCGCCTACGCCCTCCTCTATATTCCCCGCTTCAAGGAGGCCCTGGTCAACCGTCAATCAAAAAAAGACTACCTGGTCTTATTGGTTGTCTTTGCTGCCTTCACGGTCTTTGCCAATATTTCTGGGATTGAAATCCTCGCTTCAAGGGAGATTGTTCCCGTTCATACCTGGTCCATCCAGGCGGGCTCTGCTATTGCTAACTTCCGGGTGGTTATTATCGGTATCGCCGGTCTAGTTGGTGGCTTTGCCCTGAGCTTGCCCATTGCTGGTCTATCGGCTTTAATCCGCTGGCTCCAGGGTGGGGACACGGCATATATCTATGTGACGTCCTCCCTCTGTATCGGCTTAGCAGCAGCCTATCTCGGTCAGTTTTTCCCCAGTTCGCTCAAGGCTATCCAAGTCCGCCAGGCCGCTCTCTCGCTTATGGGCTTAGAGCTAATCCAATTGGCCCTGATTGCCCTCCTCTCTCCTTCTAGCCAGGAAGCCCATTCCCTCCTTCAAGTCATTGCCCTACCTATGCTAGTAACGGATGGTCTAGGAATCTGGCTTTTTTTGAGCGTTATCCAACAAAGTTTGCGCGACTTAGAGTGGGCGAAGATTTCCCAGACCAAGAATATTTTCCTGGTGACCCAAAAGATTCTGCCCTACTTCTCCAGTCGAATGACCCAAGAGAGTGCAGAGATCATTTCACTTAAACTCTATGAGAGCTTCGACCTCCGAGCCATCGCCGTCTATAGCCCCAAGAGCCAGCTCTACGCCTATCCCAAGTCACTCGCCCTCAGTCATGACCAAATCAACTATTTTTGGCAAGCCTACCATGGTCAAGTCAAGCCAGGACAGCTCATCCAAGTTGGCGATTTCCTCTCCCTGCCCATCTTCGTCAAGGAAGACTTGCACAGCCTTTTTATCCTAGAATTCAATAGCCATGCGGAACCCAATCCCTTGATCGAAGAAATCCTCCTTGGGCTTTCCCAGATTCTCTCCATGCAATACGAATTAAAAATTGCTGACCAGAACACCCGGCTTTTGAAGGATGCTGAAATTAAGTCGCTCCAAGCCCAGGTCAACCCCCACTTCTTCTTCAATGCCATGAACACCATCAGTTCCTTAGTGCGTTTAGATCCCAACCGCGCCCGGCAACTCCTGATTGAATTGAGCCACTATTTCCGGGCCAATCTGAATGGGGCCCGCAATGAAAAAATTAGCATCAGCCAGGAATTGGAACATATCCAAGCCTATCTTTCCATTATCCAAGCGCGTTTCCCTGACCGCTATCATATTTCAAAGGAGATTGATCCCGCTAGCCTGGACCTCTTAATTCCTCCTTTTGTCCTCCAAATGTTAGTTGAGAATGCCATCCAGCATGCCTTTGAAAATAAGGCAAACAAGAGCGACCAGGCTCTGACCATCAGGGTACAGGTCCAAGACCAAGAACTGGCCTTAAGCGTCAGCGACAATGGCTCTGGCATAGGGGAGGATAAATTAGCGGCGATCTTTAATAATGAAAGTGTTCCAAGCAAGGGGAACGGAACGGCCCTCAACAATATCCGCCAGCGTCTAAAAACCCTCTACAATGACCAGGCTCAGTTCGACATCGAGACCTCCCAGGCAGGCACCCGAGTGAGCTGCCTCATCCCAATTGAAAGGAAGAATGACTAA
- a CDS encoding MetQ/NlpA family ABC transporter substrate-binding protein: MIRKGWRLVLLVSLVFLLGACQGQKGQQKVLIGSKASDAEIWRYIAKSDAAKEAGFEIEVKDFVEGPVLNTATAEGEVDVNAFQNFAYMNSFNQEQGDSLEALGSTYFEPMGLYSAKLDKLEDLDQGAHIGLADYPSDQSRALLLLQAAGLIELTDEEKSLYSVDDIQANPKQLNFDVMNENTLPRSLTDLDAACIGNTIAMEAGLDLEEDTIYKESVNDDTLGSVNILAVAKDHPNKEALKKLLDLYHSEDVQNFVKEKFKGTKQPVKLDQEEIQAASQYEK, encoded by the coding sequence ATGATAAGAAAAGGATGGCGATTGGTCCTCCTGGTCTCCTTGGTCTTCTTATTAGGAGCCTGCCAGGGACAGAAGGGGCAACAGAAGGTATTAATTGGTTCTAAGGCTTCGGATGCTGAAATCTGGCGCTATATTGCTAAGTCGGATGCAGCTAAGGAGGCTGGTTTTGAGATTGAGGTTAAAGATTTTGTCGAAGGTCCAGTTCTCAATACAGCGACGGCTGAAGGAGAGGTTGATGTCAATGCCTTCCAGAATTTTGCCTACATGAATAGCTTCAACCAAGAACAAGGCGACTCCCTTGAAGCCCTGGGATCGACATATTTTGAACCCATGGGCTTGTATTCCGCTAAATTGGACAAGTTGGAAGACCTGGACCAAGGGGCTCATATCGGCTTAGCTGACTATCCTTCTGACCAGTCCCGGGCCTTGCTCTTGCTTCAAGCAGCGGGCTTAATTGAGTTAACAGATGAAGAGAAGAGCCTCTACAGTGTGGATGATATCCAAGCCAACCCCAAACAATTAAATTTTGACGTGATGAATGAGAATACCCTACCACGCAGCTTGACTGACCTAGATGCGGCCTGCATCGGGAACACGATTGCTATGGAAGCAGGCTTGGACCTAGAAGAGGATACGATCTATAAGGAAAGTGTCAATGACGATACTCTGGGCAGCGTCAATATCCTTGCGGTTGCCAAGGACCATCCCAATAAAGAAGCCCTTAAAAAACTTCTCGACCTCTACCATTCAGAGGATGTTCAAAATTTTGTTAAGGAAAAATTTAAAGGGACTAAACAGCCGGTTAAATTAGACCAGGAAGAAATTCAAGCAGCCAGTCAATACGAGAAGTAA
- the hrcA gene encoding heat-inducible transcriptional repressor HrcA, whose protein sequence is MLTERQMLILQAVIDAHASLAEPVGSKALAGDPHINASSATIRNEMSYLEKLGLLTKMHSSSGRVPTESGYRYYINYILPRYGGLIDRGLSRDQAERVEEIFASPYTQLADIIARSTEAMAELTSYVAIALGPQVTHHRLAAFRIVGMTPHKAMAILITDQEAVENQVFTIPEGLDEGALDQLVHLVNEELVGLPLYEVVLRLRQDYIHYLDRSVQHLLEKELLIQSLLMKLNEERLNIQGTDKFYQTLSEKEEIDQILNLNALLSDQDVVTQLIEEPQTGIQIRIGKELEDKRLKHMSLMTSTIGEEDPANQITFAILGPETMSYLQVAQLFNGMRSAIRRYLDESNELRQN, encoded by the coding sequence ATGTTAACAGAAAGACAAATGCTGATCTTGCAGGCAGTGATCGATGCTCACGCGTCCCTTGCTGAGCCAGTGGGGTCCAAGGCCTTAGCCGGTGATCCCCACATTAATGCAAGTTCAGCGACTATCCGTAATGAGATGAGTTATTTGGAGAAACTTGGCTTGTTAACGAAGATGCATTCGTCTTCAGGGCGGGTGCCGACTGAGTCAGGCTACCGCTATTATATCAATTATATTTTGCCCCGTTATGGGGGACTAATTGATCGCGGTCTAAGTCGAGACCAGGCTGAGCGGGTTGAAGAGATTTTTGCTTCGCCCTATACCCAGTTGGCCGACATCATTGCTCGGTCAACGGAGGCAATGGCTGAACTGACAAGTTACGTTGCGATTGCTTTGGGCCCCCAAGTGACCCACCATCGCTTAGCTGCCTTTCGGATTGTTGGCATGACACCACACAAGGCAATGGCGATTCTCATTACTGACCAAGAAGCTGTTGAAAATCAAGTCTTCACGATTCCTGAAGGATTGGACGAAGGGGCGCTTGACCAACTTGTTCATTTGGTGAATGAAGAGCTAGTGGGACTGCCGCTCTATGAAGTCGTCCTGCGTTTGCGCCAAGACTATATCCACTATTTGGATCGTTCAGTCCAACATTTACTTGAGAAAGAGCTACTCATTCAAAGCCTGCTGATGAAATTAAATGAAGAGAGGCTCAATATACAAGGCACGGATAAGTTTTATCAAACATTATCGGAAAAAGAAGAGATTGATCAAATCTTAAATCTTAATGCCTTATTGAGCGACCAAGATGTGGTTACCCAGTTAATCGAGGAACCTCAAACCGGTATTCAGATTCGCATCGGCAAGGAATTAGAAGATAAGCGACTCAAGCATATGAGTTTAATGACTTCAACAATTGGTGAAGAAGATCCTGCTAATCAGATTACATTTGCGATTCTCGGTCCAGAAACCATGTCTTATTTGCAGGTTGCTCAGCTTTTTAATGGGATGCGATCTGCCATTCGCAGGTATTTGGACGAGAGCAATGAATTAAGACAAAATTAA
- the grpE gene encoding nucleotide exchange factor GrpE: protein MSDQEKDFETKEEKEKVSNEEVDEQTETNEENIEKEESQADPVAELEDKIAQKDDQILRLSAEIKNIQRRNANERQDAAKYRSQSLAQAILPSLDNLERALAIEADDEASNNLKKGVEMVHQSLLEALKAEGVEVIDPVGEAFDPNFHQSVSSVPAEEGQEAEEIVEVYQKGYVLKDRVLRPAMVIIAQ from the coding sequence GTGTCAGATCAGGAAAAAGATTTCGAAACAAAAGAAGAAAAAGAGAAAGTTTCTAATGAAGAAGTCGACGAACAAACTGAAACAAATGAAGAAAATATAGAAAAAGAAGAAAGTCAAGCAGATCCGGTGGCTGAATTGGAAGATAAGATCGCGCAAAAAGATGATCAAATCTTACGTTTATCTGCTGAAATTAAAAATATCCAGCGCCGAAATGCTAATGAAAGACAAGATGCGGCCAAGTACCGGTCACAAAGTTTGGCCCAAGCTATTCTTCCTTCCCTAGATAATTTGGAACGCGCCTTAGCCATTGAAGCTGATGACGAAGCGTCCAATAATCTGAAGAAGGGGGTTGAGATGGTCCACCAAAGCTTGCTTGAAGCCTTGAAGGCAGAAGGGGTTGAGGTAATCGATCCAGTCGGTGAAGCCTTTGACCCGAACTTCCACCAATCCGTTTCTTCTGTGCCTGCTGAAGAAGGCCAGGAAGCAGAAGAAATTGTTGAAGTTTACCAAAAAGGTTATGTCTTAAAGGACCGCGTCTTAAGACCCGCAATGGTTATCATTGCACAATAA
- the dnaK gene encoding molecular chaperone DnaK has protein sequence MAKIIGIDLGTTNSAVAVLEGGEPKIIPNPEGNRTTPSVVSFKDGESSVGEVAKRQMVTNPNSVASIKRHMGESGYKVHLNDKDYTPEEISAMILQYLKKYAEDYLGETVSNAVITVPAYFNDAQRQATKDAGQIAGLKVDRIVNEPTAAALAYGLDKTDSEEQVLVFDLGGGTFDVSILELGDGVFEVLSTAGDNELGGDDFDNKIVDFLVEDFKKENGIDLSSDKMAMQRLKDAAEKAKKDLSGVTSTQISLPFISAGESGPLHLETTLSRAKFNELTADLVERTKKPVQQALADAGLKASDIDEVILVGGSTRIPAVVDAVKSQTGKDPNRSVNPDEVVAMGAAIQGGVITGDVKDVVLLDVTPLSLGIETMGGVFTKLIDRNTTIPTSKSQVFSTAADNQPAVDIHVLQGERPMAEDNKTLGRFQLTDINPAPRGVPQIEVTFDIDKNGIVNVSAKDKGTGKEQAITIQSNSGLTEEEIDRMMKDAEANAAEDEKRKEEADLKNEVEQLIFQTEKTTKDVEGKVDQAEIDKANSLKDELKAAQEANNLDDMRTKKDELNEVLQNLTVQLYQQAQAEADAQNGEEDGKNDDGSVDADFEEVDND, from the coding sequence ATGGCAAAAATTATTGGTATTGACTTAGGGACTACAAACTCAGCTGTCGCAGTACTTGAAGGTGGCGAACCTAAGATTATTCCAAACCCAGAAGGTAACCGGACGACACCATCTGTTGTATCCTTTAAAGATGGGGAATCATCAGTCGGTGAAGTAGCCAAACGTCAAATGGTTACCAACCCTAATTCGGTTGCATCCATCAAACGTCACATGGGTGAATCAGGTTACAAGGTTCACTTAAATGATAAAGATTATACCCCTGAAGAAATCTCTGCCATGATTCTTCAATACCTGAAGAAATATGCGGAAGACTATCTAGGCGAAACGGTAAGCAATGCCGTGATTACCGTTCCTGCTTACTTTAACGATGCCCAACGTCAAGCAACTAAAGACGCTGGTCAAATCGCTGGTTTGAAGGTTGACCGGATTGTTAACGAACCAACGGCAGCTGCCCTAGCTTATGGCTTAGACAAGACCGATTCTGAAGAACAAGTCCTCGTCTTTGACTTGGGTGGTGGGACCTTCGACGTCTCCATCCTTGAATTAGGCGACGGTGTCTTTGAAGTTCTATCCACTGCTGGTGACAATGAACTCGGTGGGGACGACTTCGATAACAAGATCGTTGACTTCTTAGTTGAAGACTTTAAGAAGGAAAACGGGATTGACCTCTCGTCTGACAAGATGGCCATGCAACGTCTAAAAGATGCTGCTGAAAAAGCTAAGAAAGACTTGTCAGGGGTTACTTCAACCCAAATCAGCTTACCTTTCATTTCAGCTGGTGAATCCGGTCCTCTACACTTAGAAACTACTTTAAGCCGGGCTAAGTTCAATGAATTAACGGCTGACTTGGTTGAACGGACCAAGAAACCTGTCCAACAAGCCTTAGCTGATGCTGGCCTTAAAGCTTCAGATATCGATGAAGTGATCTTAGTTGGGGGTTCTACTCGTATTCCGGCTGTTGTAGATGCTGTAAAATCACAAACAGGTAAAGATCCTAACCGTTCTGTTAACCCTGACGAAGTGGTTGCCATGGGTGCCGCTATCCAAGGTGGGGTAATTACAGGTGATGTGAAGGACGTTGTACTCTTAGACGTTACCCCATTATCACTAGGTATCGAAACCATGGGTGGTGTCTTCACCAAGTTAATCGACCGGAATACAACCATTCCAACTTCTAAATCTCAAGTCTTCTCAACTGCAGCTGACAACCAACCAGCCGTAGACATTCACGTTCTCCAAGGTGAACGCCCAATGGCAGAAGACAACAAGACTTTAGGACGCTTCCAATTAACTGATATCAACCCAGCCCCTCGTGGTGTTCCACAAATCGAAGTTACTTTCGATATCGATAAGAACGGGATCGTTAATGTTAGCGCTAAGGATAAAGGTACCGGTAAAGAACAAGCCATCACTATCCAATCCAATTCCGGCTTAACTGAAGAAGAAATCGACCGGATGATGAAGGACGCCGAAGCTAACGCAGCTGAAGACGAAAAACGTAAAGAAGAAGCTGACTTGAAGAATGAAGTGGAACAATTGATCTTCCAAACCGAAAAAACCACTAAAGACGTGGAAGGTAAGGTTGACCAAGCTGAAATCGATAAGGCCAATAGCCTGAAAGATGAATTGAAGGCTGCCCAAGAAGCCAATAACTTGGATGACATGCGTACCAAGAAAGATGAATTGAACGAAGTCCTTCAAAATCTAACGGTCCAACTTTACCAACAAGCTCAAGCAGAAGCTGACGCTCAAAATGGTGAAGAAGATGGCAAAAATGATGATGGCTCCGTTGACGCTGACTTTGAAGAAGTCGATAATGACTAA
- the dnaJ gene encoding molecular chaperone DnaJ: MATQRDYYDILGVSKDASQAEIKKAYRKLSKKYHPDISDASDAEEKFKEITEAYEVLSDEQKRSQYDQFGHAGAQGGFGGFGGGQGSYQSYTGSDFEDIFSQFFGGGSSFGGFGGFSSGHARNPNAPRQGDDLQYTIDLSFKEAVFGVEKTIKYKREEECHVCNGKGAKPGTAAKRCQQCNGSGVVNQTRDTPFGRMQTQTTCPNCDGEGEVIEHKCDHCHGSGRETVTHTVKVNIPAGVDDGQSMRLADQGNAGYNRGPKGDLYVVFRVQESDIFDRRGADIYFEYPINFAQAALGDEVEIPTVHGKVKMKIPAGTQSGDNFRLRGKGVAKINSNSTGDQHVTVKVVTPKNLNDKQKEALRQFAEASGDNVTEEEQNFFEKLKNRFKD; this comes from the coding sequence GTGGCAACACAACGTGATTATTATGATATTCTAGGCGTTTCTAAGGACGCTAGCCAAGCAGAAATAAAAAAAGCTTACCGCAAGCTATCTAAAAAATACCACCCTGATATTAGCGACGCCTCCGATGCTGAGGAAAAATTTAAAGAAATTACGGAAGCTTATGAAGTCTTGAGTGATGAACAGAAGCGGTCTCAGTATGATCAGTTTGGCCATGCCGGGGCTCAAGGTGGCTTTGGCGGCTTCGGTGGTGGCCAAGGTAGCTATCAATCTTATACGGGCTCCGACTTTGAAGATATCTTCTCCCAATTCTTTGGTGGAGGATCGAGCTTCGGCGGCTTCGGTGGTTTCTCATCTGGCCATGCTCGCAATCCGAATGCGCCTCGCCAAGGGGATGACTTGCAGTACACCATCGACTTAAGCTTTAAGGAAGCCGTCTTTGGGGTTGAAAAGACCATTAAGTATAAGCGCGAGGAAGAGTGTCATGTTTGTAATGGTAAGGGGGCTAAGCCTGGTACGGCAGCCAAACGCTGTCAGCAATGTAACGGGAGCGGGGTTGTCAACCAAACTCGTGACACGCCATTCGGCAGGATGCAGACCCAAACGACTTGCCCTAACTGTGATGGAGAAGGGGAAGTTATTGAACACAAATGTGATCACTGCCATGGCTCTGGCCGTGAAACCGTTACCCACACCGTTAAGGTTAATATTCCTGCCGGTGTGGATGATGGCCAAAGCATGCGCCTAGCTGACCAAGGGAACGCTGGTTATAACCGAGGACCTAAAGGCGACCTTTATGTTGTCTTTAGGGTTCAAGAGAGTGATATCTTTGACCGCCGGGGCGCTGATATTTACTTTGAATACCCCATTAATTTCGCTCAAGCTGCTCTCGGCGATGAGGTAGAAATTCCAACTGTCCACGGCAAGGTGAAGATGAAGATCCCAGCAGGAACTCAGTCCGGGGATAACTTCCGCTTGCGGGGCAAGGGGGTCGCTAAGATTAATTCCAATTCAACCGGTGACCAACATGTCACAGTCAAGGTTGTCACACCGAAAAATCTTAACGACAAACAAAAAGAAGCACTCCGTCAATTTGCTGAGGCTTCAGGTGATAATGTGACGGAAGAAGAACAAAATTTCTTTGAAAAATTGAAAAACCGTTTTAAAGATTAA